A single Nomia melanderi isolate GNS246 chromosome 13, iyNomMela1, whole genome shotgun sequence DNA region contains:
- the ProRS-m gene encoding prolyl-tRNA synthetase 2-like protein, mitochondrial isoform X2 → MTPVSNGLYAYLPIGLRVLNKLTNIVENEMENIGAQRVLLPALTPTNLWQKTERFDTNKTELFTVLDRHNRQYILSPTYEETICDLIKSSGYMSLKLPLKLYQISNKWRDEIKPRFGFLRSREFIMKDLYTFDATLDDANQSYETVCEAYSNIFKTLGIKFTKAIGDTGIIGGLKSHEYHYTCDNTDDIICTCSACQYAINKVMCKESKCPQCSNTLLEQSTAEVGHTFLLDTKYTEPLGAVYMQQKLKPLVMGCYGLGLSRILTVVAEKLRTEEGELRWPKSLAPYTLCIITPKSGSNEEGANQYLNQILEIVNQLNIETILDDRTKLTIGKRMKLARLVGYPYVIVLGKTAMMSPPTFEVHNINDSSSTELSLESIASYFEAENMKT, encoded by the exons ATGACACCTGTGAGCAATGGCCTGTATGCATATTTACCCATAGGATTAcgtgttttaaataaattaacaaatattgttgaaaatgaaatggaaaacaTAGGAGCTCAAAGGGTATTACTTCCAGCTTTAACACCTACAAATTTATGGCAGAAGACTGAAAGATTTGACACtaataaaacagaattatttaCTGTTCTTGATAGACACAATAGGCAGTATATACTTAGTCCA ACATATGAAGAAACAATTTGTGACTTAATTAAGTCCTCAGGATATATGTCTTTGAAGTTACCTTtgaaattatatcaaatttctAACAAATGGCGAGATGAAATTAAACCAAGATTTGGGTTCCTTAGAAGTAGAGAGTTTATTATGAAAGATCTATATACGTTTGATGCAACTTTAGATGATGCAAATCAATCATATGAAACAGTATGTGAAGcatatagtaatatattcaaAACGTTAGGGATAAAATTTACTAAAG CTATTGGTGACACAGGAATTATTGGAGGTTTAAAGTCCCATGAGTATCATTATACATGTGATAATACCGATGATATTATTTGTACATGTTCAGCATGTCAATACGCTATTAACAAAGTTATGTGTAAAGAATCCAAGTGTCCTCAATGCAGTAATACATTGTTGGAACAATCTACTGctgaa GTAGGACATACGTTTTTATTAGACACAAAATACACTGAACCTTTGGGAGCTGTATACATGCAACAGAAATTGAAACCTTTAGTAATGGGATGTTATGGACTTGGCTTAAGTCGGATATTGACAGTTGTGGCTGAGAAATTGCGTACAGAAGAAGGTGAACTTAGATGGCCAAAGAGTTTGGCACCTTATACTTTGTGCATTATAACACCAAAG TCTGGCAGCAACGAAGAGGGGGCAAATCAATATCTGAACCAAATATTAgagattgtaaatcaattaaatattgaaactatacTTGACGATAGAACAAAGTTGACTATTGGAAAACGTATGAAACTGGCACGTCTTGTTGGATATCCATATGTTATAGTTCTTGGTAAAACAGCTATGATGTCACCACCAACATTTGAAGTTCATAACATAAATGATTCGTCATCTACGGAGTTAAGTTTGGAAAGTATAGCTAGTTACTTTGAagcagaaaatatgaaaacttaa
- the ProRS-m gene encoding prolyl-tRNA synthetase 2-like protein, mitochondrial isoform X1 — translation MSCTAIHKVKRASKLFPQFSIPLKSGNVSNSSEYLIKYGFMTPVSNGLYAYLPIGLRVLNKLTNIVENEMENIGAQRVLLPALTPTNLWQKTERFDTNKTELFTVLDRHNRQYILSPTYEETICDLIKSSGYMSLKLPLKLYQISNKWRDEIKPRFGFLRSREFIMKDLYTFDATLDDANQSYETVCEAYSNIFKTLGIKFTKAIGDTGIIGGLKSHEYHYTCDNTDDIICTCSACQYAINKVMCKESKCPQCSNTLLEQSTAEVGHTFLLDTKYTEPLGAVYMQQKLKPLVMGCYGLGLSRILTVVAEKLRTEEGELRWPKSLAPYTLCIITPKSGSNEEGANQYLNQILEIVNQLNIETILDDRTKLTIGKRMKLARLVGYPYVIVLGKTAMMSPPTFEVHNINDSSSTELSLESIASYFEAENMKT, via the exons ATGTCTTGCACAGCGATTCATAAAGTAAAGAGAGCATCAAAATTATTTCCACAATTCAGCATTCCGTTAAAATCGGGAAATGTTTCAAACAGTTCTGAA tatttaattaaatatggaTTTATGACACCTGTGAGCAATGGCCTGTATGCATATTTACCCATAGGATTAcgtgttttaaataaattaacaaatattgttgaaaatgaaatggaaaacaTAGGAGCTCAAAGGGTATTACTTCCAGCTTTAACACCTACAAATTTATGGCAGAAGACTGAAAGATTTGACACtaataaaacagaattatttaCTGTTCTTGATAGACACAATAGGCAGTATATACTTAGTCCA ACATATGAAGAAACAATTTGTGACTTAATTAAGTCCTCAGGATATATGTCTTTGAAGTTACCTTtgaaattatatcaaatttctAACAAATGGCGAGATGAAATTAAACCAAGATTTGGGTTCCTTAGAAGTAGAGAGTTTATTATGAAAGATCTATATACGTTTGATGCAACTTTAGATGATGCAAATCAATCATATGAAACAGTATGTGAAGcatatagtaatatattcaaAACGTTAGGGATAAAATTTACTAAAG CTATTGGTGACACAGGAATTATTGGAGGTTTAAAGTCCCATGAGTATCATTATACATGTGATAATACCGATGATATTATTTGTACATGTTCAGCATGTCAATACGCTATTAACAAAGTTATGTGTAAAGAATCCAAGTGTCCTCAATGCAGTAATACATTGTTGGAACAATCTACTGctgaa GTAGGACATACGTTTTTATTAGACACAAAATACACTGAACCTTTGGGAGCTGTATACATGCAACAGAAATTGAAACCTTTAGTAATGGGATGTTATGGACTTGGCTTAAGTCGGATATTGACAGTTGTGGCTGAGAAATTGCGTACAGAAGAAGGTGAACTTAGATGGCCAAAGAGTTTGGCACCTTATACTTTGTGCATTATAACACCAAAG TCTGGCAGCAACGAAGAGGGGGCAAATCAATATCTGAACCAAATATTAgagattgtaaatcaattaaatattgaaactatacTTGACGATAGAACAAAGTTGACTATTGGAAAACGTATGAAACTGGCACGTCTTGTTGGATATCCATATGTTATAGTTCTTGGTAAAACAGCTATGATGTCACCACCAACATTTGAAGTTCATAACATAAATGATTCGTCATCTACGGAGTTAAGTTTGGAAAGTATAGCTAGTTACTTTGAagcagaaaatatgaaaacttaa
- the LOC116431632 gene encoding cytoplasmic dynein 2 intermediate chain 2: MFTDRSLDAVSFDSQVSSTKSELSTNVQTTEISYNENLVQTVETRSIETQTTDEKKTKPNVDYDKLAQFLKRVTPSIIEALDESYGTNAFEDYDSKTNEDTFTSTQLLQKINTTNEAESHMKVTDMCWSIGGGILAVSQGASYHETWCDHLSKIQLYNQTKDGIFMDSPNKILETNACVTTLAYHPTEPSILAVGLFNGDVLVWNLRDDVSVTSISVCTHGDTVSQVYWKKKSLNDGSLLVSSSKDGYMFIHKIVANFTIADLYTRLKIAKEHNPIENVRPRSAGGTRERAEECGLCITTFDFSSSDPIFFIAGTLCGGIYKCSIHRVAPIEGDETLVDPVIDEYERHNGSITCIKFSPIRNLFVSSGTDKEIRIYDFQEHTCLRAISFENTIVGLTWMLGNSDVLATYGAGSNIRLYNVTDGRPVTTIKFEASDRENTSCLRVNSKKDLVSIGDTKGNVEIWKIPRQLL; encoded by the exons atgtttACTGATCGGTCACTTGATGCTGTAAGCTTTGATTCACAAGTATCATCTACAAA ATCGGAATTGTCGACAAATGTACAAACAACGGAGATTAGTTATAATGAGAATCTGGTACAAACAGTTGAAACAAGGAGCATCGAG ACGCAGACTACTGATGAGAAGAAGACAAAACCAAATGTAGACTATGATAAATTGgctcaatttttaaaaagagtTACACCAAGTATAATAGAAGCTTTAGATGAATCATATGGAACTAATGCTTTTGAGGATTATGATTCAAAAACCAATGAGGATACTTTTACAAGCACCCAGCTCCtgcaaaaaattaatactacTAATGAAGCTGAGTCtcat ATGAAAGTAACGGATATGTGTTGGAGCATTGGGGGAGGAATATTGGCTGTCTCTCAAGGTGCTTCTTATCATGAAACATGGTGTGATCATCTCTCTAAAATACAATTGTACAATCAAACAAAAGATGGTATTTTCATGGACagtccaaataaaatattagagacAAATGCATGTGTTACAACATTAGCTTATCATCCAACTGAACCATCTATTTTAGCGGTTGGCCTATTCAATG GTGATGTCCTTGTGTGGAACCTGAGGGATGATGTGTCAGTCACATCAATATCAGTTTGTACCCACGGTGATACCGTATCTCAAGTGTATtggaaaaaaaaatcattaaatgaTGGGTCTTTGCTTGTAAGTTCCAGCAAAGATGGATACATGtttattcataaaatagtaGCTAACTTTACTATTGCTGACTTATATACAAG ATTGAAAATAGCTAAAGAACATAACCCAATAGAAAATGTAAGACCACGAAGTGCTGGTGGAACCCGCGAACGTGCAGAGGAATGTGGATTATGTATCACTACATTCGATTTCTCATCTTCAGAtcctatattttttattgctgGTACTTTATGCGGTGGAATATACAAATGCAGTATACATCGCGTTGCTCCTATTGAAG GAGACGAAACTCTAGTCGACCCTGTGATAGATGAGTATGAGAGGCATAATGGTAGTATAACTTGTATCAAATTCTCTCCTATTCGTAATCTATTCGTTTCATCTGGCACAGATAAGGAAATACGTATATACGATTTTCAAGAG CATACATGTCTACGAGCGATTTCCTTCGAAAATACAATTGTGGGATTAACGTGGATGTTGGGAAATTCAGATGTATTGGCAACTTATGGTGCGGGTTCGAATATAAGATTGTACAATGTCACCGATGGTAGACCTGTAACCACTATAAAGTTTGAAGCATCCGACAGAGAAAATACAAGCTGCTTACGCGTGAATTCTAAGAA aGACTTGGTGAGCATTGGTGACACTAAAGGGAATGTAGAAATCTGGAAAATTCCACGACAGTTACTTTAA